The Megalops cyprinoides isolate fMegCyp1 chromosome 12, fMegCyp1.pri, whole genome shotgun sequence genome contains a region encoding:
- the fanci gene encoding Fanconi anemia group I protein, protein MADVERLVSLCEGDDRVELQKLVSALTEDELIALITHSAERGKDAGAVIKAILKGSPPSTPEGVACRVLLYKRCIPLCESGDLRLDVVSDILGLLTREICTLPGPALAQLAHFFVEAIKVGSMGHGKSLELFPTILTALSATETLAYGKGELRGDEYRKQLINSLCSSRWDPHCVIQLTSMFRDVPLSKEELQFVVEKVLRMCSELDLQEIPPLAYQLLLLSAKGCKKIILEGLVSFFNELDQRQTDKEKHSDGADVEVEMQSVPQDQLRHVEGTTILHVAFAVQLDHELGRELLKSLKECQEGGLCPFSIALLLSVARIQRYKEQAFELLKTAVMRSLRDKQMRCGSMFVQGLLPQGRGVSHMILDTVRNSAFGWDHVTQGLVQLGFILMDSFGPKPGASGKASAAKSLVKQACQLGRRVLRDSFKLHEPIRGEILEQVLTRLVTKTSSQVSHFIELFSDIAVLAPMIILQSSSKVIETFDHLPYLPISTVQGLLQVIQPLMKVSVSLRDALILVLRKALFFSQLNARRVAVAGFLLLLKNFRVLGSITCSQASQGFSSSQLQVDVHARYNSAANESFCLEILGNLRRSLSQQAEVRHMLYEGFPYVLRRNSQLASSIMQILLTQLKRYYNMEQDLLPPVKLEQCISAQGETVFLQEPLAHLVSCAMSCLLWCKDLQRPEEDEEREEEGGFEEELQTILESVTRRMMKSNLEDFELDKSSDFSSSSIGVKNSIYAELVMGIYEVLIEYNYTTANYSKSRFEDLLQLFGHLHKLSEILREKSKTSRPARSMLSLGCVAALLTALFRDCTPSREESLSVLRSSLEFQRYAVGVAVQKVQQLEETGQTDSLEGHNTERTFRHLCDITSALMWRYTRIPSAVEEAGRHNRSKSVSLLCLEGLHCAFSLVLQRHPTRAKNFLSAIEVSEEGEREPEASNVTESAAFYIRQFQRALVSLLSGVEDNFNSREAQLLLSILGVLAGQLDPSSPQFVQMITWTVKITKETALKDMAFCKALLSLLFELHMLYKSPVTVLWELCQDIHGELGDIDQEVEVEKQSHFNIINIKTALPTALLVLTQVGRILDEVDWVIAKRRCQQSSKEASSGTCCPGGQQDPVEKAMTLQMGTLLTALNELVQTALPPGPCTDSLLRVLSRTYTVLTTLAKYYIQQCSSQPSTLPARMEKLVKLSGSHLTPQCYSFITYLQNGDPSAGAQKKEDMAAASARVLREAKTIPTLIFNIEQYERFLILLSKKSKVNLMQYMKLSISRDFRINAATVEAALQEQQESQQTAESQEVNETQAPQRKRRKP, encoded by the exons ATGGCCGATGTGGAAAGGCTTGTTTCTCTATGTGAAGGAGACGACCGGGTAGAGCTACAGAAGCTTGTGTCTGCCTTGACCGAGGACGAG CTCATTGCACTGATCACTCACAGCGCGGAAAGGGGAAAGGACGCAGGAGCTGTGATCAAAGCCATTCTTAAAg GATCCCCGCCTAGCACGCCGGAAGGCGTTGCTTGCAGAGTTCTGTTGTACAAACGCTGCATCCCGCTCTGTGAGTCTGGGGATCTGCGGCTGGATGTGGTGTCTGACATCCTTGGACTTCTTACGAGAGAG ATTTGCACACTTCCTGGCCCTGCACTGGCACAATTGGCCCATTTCTTTGTTGAAGCCATCAAAGTGGGCTCCATGGGCCATGGCAAATCTCTGGAGCTGTTTCCCACCATCCTCACAGCACTGTCTGCCACTGAGACGTTGGCCTATGGCAAGG GGGAACTGCGTGGGGATGAGTACAGGAAACAGCTGATCAACAGCCTGTGCTCCAGCAG GTGGGACCCTCACTGTGTGATCCAGCTCACTTCTATGTTCAG GGATGTGCCTCTTTCCAAGGAGGAGCTGCAGTTTGTGGTGGAGAAGGTGCTGAGAATGTGCTCTGAACTGGACCTGCAGGAGATCCCTCCTCTGGCCtatcagctgctgctgctgtcagccaag GGCTGTAAGAAAATCATCCTGGAAGGTCTTGTCAGTTTCTTCAATGAGCTGGACCAGCgtcagacagacaaagagaagcACAGCGA TGGTGCAGACGTGGAGGTGGAGATGCAGTCTGTCCCTCAGGACCAGCTGCGGCACGTGGAAGGCACCACCATTCTGCATGTGGCATTTGCTGTGCAGCTGGACCACGAATTGGGCCGAGAACTGCTGAAAAGCCTCAAG gaaTGCCAGGAAGGTGGCCTGTGTCCCTTTAGCATTGCCCTGCTCCTGTCAGTGGCCCGCATCCAGCGCTACAAGGAGCAG GCTTTTGAGCTGCTGAAGACAGCGGTCATGAGAAGTTTGAGGGACAAGCAGATGAGGTGCGGCTCCATGTTTGTGCAGGGTCTGCTCCCTCAGGGCAGAGGAGTCTCCCACATGATCTTGGACACAGTCAGGAACAG TGCGTTTGGCTGGGACCATGTGACACAGGGGCTGGTGCAGCTGGGATTCATCCTCATGGACTCATTTGGACCCAAGCCAGGAGCATCAGGGAAGGCAAGCGCAGCCAAGAGCCTTGTCAAGCAGGCGTGTCAGCTTGGGAGACGTGTCCTCCGGGACAGCTTCAAG ttgCACGAGCCAATTAGAGGCGAGATTCTGGAGCAAGTCCTGACCAGACTGGTTACAAAGACGTCCTCCCAAGTCTCACATTTTATAG AGTTGTTTTCGGACATTGCTGTTTTGGCTCCCATGATCATCCTGCAGTCATCCTCAAAGGTGATTGAGACCTTTGATCACCTGCCTTACCTGCCCATCAGCACTGTGCAGGGGCTTCTACAAGTTATACAG CCCTTAATGAAAGTCAGTGTCTCCCTGAGAGATGCCTTGATCCTAGTGCTGAGAAAGGCTCTGTTCTTCAG CCAGCTCAACGCCCGCAGGGTTGCAGTGGCTGgattcctgctgctgctgaagaacTTCAGGGTCCTAGGCAGCATCACCTGCAGTCAAGCAAGCCAGGGATTTTCATCGAGCCAG CTTCAGGTGGATGTCCACGCACGGTATAACTCTGCTGCCAATGAGTCCTTCTGCCTGGAGATCCTGGGCAACCTCAGGCGCTCCCTGAGTCAGCAAGCAGAAGTGAGACACATGCTGTATGAG ggTTTCCCCTACGTCCTGCGCCGCAACTCCCAGCTGGCCAGCTCTATCATGCAGATTCTtctcacacag cTGAAGCGGTACTATAACATGGAGCAAGACCTGCTGCCTCCTGTGAAGCTGGAACAGTGTATCAGTGCTCAGGGAGAGACTGTCTTCCTGCAGGAACCTCTG GCCCATCTGGTGAGCTGCGCAATGAGCTGCCTGCTGTGGTGCAAGGATCTCCAGCGGCCAGAGGAAGacgaggagagggaggaggaaggcgGGTTCGAGGAAGAGCTGCAGACCATACTGGAGAGTGTCACCAGACGCATGATGAAGAGCAATCTGGAGGACTTTGAGCTG GATAAATCGTCTGACTTCTCATCCTCCAGCATTGGGGTGAAGAACAGCATTTACGCTGAGCTGGTGATGGGCATTTATGAGGTTCTTATTGAGTACAACTACACCACAGCAAACTACAG CAAGTCTCGTTTTGAGGACCTGCTGCAGCTCTTTGGCCATTTGCACAAGTTGTCTGAGATACTGAGGGAGAAGTCCAAGACGAGCAGGCCGGCCCGCAGCATGCTCTCCCTgggctgtgtggctgctctgCTGACCGCTCTCttcag AGACTGCACACCAAGCCGGGAGGAGAGTCTGTCAGTCCTGCGCTCCAGCTTGGAGTTCCAGCGATatgctgtgggtgtggctgtgcagAAGGTCCAACAGCTGGAGGAGAcagggcagacagacagcctgGAGGGGCATAACACGGAGCGTACCTTCCGCCACCTCTGCGATATAACCAG TGCACTCATGTGGAGGTACACCAGGATCCCGTCAGCAGTGGAGGAGGCAGGCCGGCACAATCGGAGCAAGAGTGTGTCTTTGCTGTGCTTGGAGGGCCTGCATTGCGCTTTCAGCCTGGTGCTGCAGCGGCATCCCACTCGCGCCAAAAACTTCCTGAGTGCTATAG AGGTCTCTGAGGAAGGGGAACGAGAACCAGAAGCTTCCAATGTGACAGAGAGCGCGGCGTTCTACATCCGCCAGTTCCAG AGGGCCTTGGTGTCTCTGCTCAGTGGGGTGGAAGATAACTTCAACAGCAGGGAGGCCCAGCTTCTGCTCAGCATCTTAGGAGTGCTGGCAGGCCAGCTGGACCCCTCATCTCCACAG TTTGTTCAGATGATCACATGGACTGTTAAAATCACCAAGGAGACTGCACTGA AGGACATGGCATTCTGCAAGGCGCTGCTGTCTCTACTGTTTGAGCTGCACATGCTGTACAAGAGCCCAGTGACTGTGCTGTGGGAGCTGTGCCAGGATATCCACGGAGAACTGGGGGACATCGACCAG GAAGTGGAGGTGGAGAAACAGTCTCACTTTAACATCATCAACATCAAGACTGCTCTGCCCACTGCA CTGCTGGTTCTGACCCAGGTGGGCAGGATCCTGGATGAAGTTGACTGGGTGATTGCCAAGAGGAGGTGCCAGCAGAGTAGCAAGGAAGCTAGCTCAGGTACTTGCTGTCCA GGAGGACAGCAGGATCCAGTGGAGAAGGCCATGACGCTACAGATGGGGACTCTGCTGACAGCGCTCAATGAGCTGGTCCAAACTGCGCTGCCTCCTGGACCCTGCACAGACTCGCTGCTGAGAGTCCTGAGCCGTACCTACACCGTCCTCACCACTCTGGCCAAATAC TACATCCAGCAGTGTTCCAGCCAGCCCTCTACACTTCCTGCTCGAATGGAGAAGCTG GTGAAACTGTCTGGGTCTCACCTGACACCACAGTGCTACTCCTTCATCACCTATTTGCAG AATGGGGACCCAAGTGCTGGCGCTCAGAAGAAAGAGGACATGGCTGCAGCCTCA GCCAGAGTTCTGCGTGAGGCCAAAACTATTCCCACCCTGATCTTCAATATTGAGCAGTATGAAAGATTTCTTATCCTGCTGTCCAAGAAATCAAAG gtAAATCTGATGCAGTACATGAAGCTGAGCATTTCCCGAGACTTCCGCATCAACGCTGCCACCGTGGAGGCCGCTCTGCAAGAACAGCAGGAGAGCCAGCAG ACTGCAGAATCTCAAGAGGTGAATGAGACCCAggcaccacagaggaagagacgGAAGCCGTGA
- the polg gene encoding DNA polymerase subunit gamma-1, which translates to MQRVLERRVPRLLLFCLHWGRPVRGRWRCSSAEHPAQTEPPSQTRLNPLNIQMLSRNLHEQIFRGAVESHGKEEVERSMRHLQKHDLWGRETPLLPDVELRLPHLYGDNIDEHFRILAQTQSLPYLEAASLLLKTPLPPLPVEWVWEAGWTRYDPGMTSRVGFPEEQALVFDVEVCMSQGHCPTLAVAVSPTSWYSWCSRRLIEERYTWSSQLTLADLIPLETLPNSSRPPGGQWKERLVVGHNVSFDRAHIKEQYLLKGSRMRFLDTMSLHMAISGLTGFQRSLWMASKYGKRRGLQVVKEHMKRAGRRQEAPAIDSWDWVDISSINNLADVHALYVGKAPLEKEAREIFVKGSMADVRDNFQDLMRYCALDVKATHEVFTEQLPLFMERCPHPVTLAGMLEMSVSYLPVNQNWGRYLEEAQGTFEELQREMKKSLMNLADDACQLIQDESYKEDPWLWDLEWDVQEFKQKKLSGKKKSSKAKSPAESSTTMDWDQDPGPPPEEEDGMVPPSSRALLQQLRETVSCLPKRRQHLPGHPIWYRKLCERMSEDAWSPGASLISLQMRVTPKLMGLQWDGFPLHYTEQHGWGYLVPGRRDNLMHVEDSEGPVCPHRAIERAYRERCEGRGQEVPENEDVSVSDDFMLTDSNVWQTVEELSRLDGAGEEDVGAKRRGRKTAVQEPEVPPGESQCPYHHGNGPYNDVNIPGCWFFKLPHKDGNANNVGSPFAKDFLSKMEDGTLQAGRGSTSAARALEINKMISFWRNAQKRISSQQVVWLRKGELPRAVSRHVDFDEEGQYGAILPQVITAGTVTRRAVEPTWLTASNARNDRVGSELKAMVQVPPGYHLVGADVDSQELWIAALLGEAHFTGLHGCTAFGWMTLQGKKSQGTDLHSRTAQAVGISREQAKVFNYGRIYGAGQPFAERLLMQFNHRLSQPDAAAKARHMYAVTKGLRRYHLSEEGEWLVRELGLEADCDQDGSVSLQEVRRIQRLVSQSSRRRQWEIVGRRVWAGGTESEMFNKLESIAHSEEPRTPVLGCRISRALEPQAVKDEFITSRVNWVVQSSAVDYLHLMLVSMRWLLEEHDIDGRFCISIHDEVRYLVRSDDRHRAALALQITNLLTRCMFAYKLGMQDLPQSVAFFSAVDIDLCLRKEVTMDCCTPSNRTGLQRRYGLPQGEALDIYQIIEITRGSLEKSR; encoded by the exons ATGCAGCGTGTGCTGGAGCGGCGTGTGCCGAGGCTGCTGCTCTTCTGTCTGCATTGGGGAAGGCCAGTTCGGGGCAGGTGGAGATGTTCCTCAGCTGAGCACCCTGCGCAGACCGAGCCACCTTCCCAGACCAGGCTCAACCCTCTGAACATTCAGATGCTGTCCAGGAACCTGCATGAGCAGATTTTCCGCGGAGCGGTGGAGAGTCATGGGAAGGAAGAGGTGGAGCGCAGCATGAGACATCTGCAGAAGCATGATCTGTGGGGCCGGGAGACGCCGCTGCTGCCTGACGTGGAGCTGCGTCTCCCCCACCTTTACGGCGACAACATTGACGAGCACTTCCGCATCTTGGCGCAGACACAAAGCCTGCCCTACCTAGAGGCAGCCAGTCTGCTCCTGAagacccccctgccccccctgccagtggagtgggtgtgggAAGCAGGCTGGACCCGGTATGACCCGGGTATGACGAGCAGGGTGGGATTCCCAGAGGAGCAAGCGCTGGTGTTTGATGTGGAGGTGTGCATGTCACAGGGCCACTGCCCCACTCTGGCTGTAGCCGTTTCACCAACTTCCTG GTATTCCTGGTGTAGTCGAAGGCTGATCGAGGAGAGATACACCTGGTCCAGTCAGCTGACCCTGGCTGACCTCATTCCCTTGGAAACTCTGCCCAACTCCAGCCGGCCCCCTGGAGGCCAGTGGAAGGAGAGACTGGTGGTGGGACACAATGTCAGCTTCGACCGTGCTCACATCAAGGAGCAGTATCTGCTGAAG GGTTCCAGAATGCGCTTCCTGGACACGATGAGTCTACACATGGCAATCTCAGGACTGACCGGCTTCCAGCGCTCCCTCTGGATGGCCAGCAAGTATGGCAAGAGGCGGGGCCTGCAGGTGGTCAAAGAGCACATGAagagggcagggaggagacaggaggCCCCAGCA atcgATTCTTGGGACTGGGTGGACATCAGCAGTATTAATAACCTGGCTGACGTGCATGCGCTGTATGTGGGCAAAGCTCCCTTGGAGAAAGAAGCACGAGAGATTTTTGTTAAAGGCAGCATGGCTGACGTCAGAGATAATTTCCAG GACCTGATGAGGTACTGTGCCCTCGATGTCAAGGCCACACACGAGGTGTTCACAGAGCAGTTGCCCCTCTTCATGGAAAG GTGTCCTCACCCTGTGACATTGGCTGGGATGCTGGAGATGAGTGTCTCCTATCTTCCTGTGAATCAGAACTGGGGCCGGTATTTGGAGGAAGCACAGGGCACATTTGAGGAACTGCAGAGGGAGATGAAGAAGTCTCTGATGAACCTGGCAGATGATGCTTGCCAGTTGATCCAGGATGAGAG CTATAAGGAGGATCCCTGGCTATGGGACCTGGAATGGGATGTCCAGGAGTTTAAACAGAAGAAGTTGTCCGGCAAGAAGAAGTCAAGCAAAGCTAAGAGTCCGGCAGAGAGCAGCACCACAATGGACTGGGATCAAG ACCCAGGGCCCCCcccagaggaagaggatggcATGGTCCCCCCCTCGAGCAGAGCGTTACTGCAGCAactcagagagacagtgagctGCCTGCCCAAGAGGAGACAGCACCTGCCTGGGCATCCCAT ATGGTATCGTAAGCTGTGTGAGAGGATGTCGGAGGATGCATGGTCCCCCGGGGCGAGCCTGATAAGCCTGCAGATGAGAGTGACTCCGAAGTTGATGGGACTGCAGTGGGATGGCTTTCCCCTGCACTACACGGAGCAGCACGGATGGGGCTACCTGGTCCCTGGCCGCAGGGATAACCTGATGCATGTGGAGGACAGCGAGGGACCCGTGTGTCCACACAG GGCCATCGAAAGAGCATATAGGGAGCGGTGTGAAGGGCGGGGCCAGGAGGTGCCGGAAAATGAGGACGTGTCGGTCTCAGATGACTTCATGCTGACGGACAGCAACGTGTGGCAGACG GTGGAGGAGCTGAGTCGCCTGGACGGAGCGGGTGAGGAGGACGTGGGGGCAAagaggagaggcaggaagaCCGCTGTGCAG GAACCAGAGGTCCCACCTGGTGAGAGCCAGTGTCCCTATCACCATGGTAACGGACCGTACAATGATGTCAACATTCCTGGATGCTGGTTTTTTAAACTCCCTCATAAG GATGGAAATGCCAACAACGTGGGCAGCCCATTTGCCAAGGATTTCCTGTCCAAAATGGAGGATGGCACCCTGCAGGCTGGTCGCGGCAGTACCAGTGCAGCCAGGGCCCTGGAGATCAACAAGATGATCTCATTCTGGAGAAATGCGCAAAAACGCATTAG CTCACAACAGGTGGTTTGGCTGAGGAAAGGAGAGCTACCACGTGCTGTCAGCAG ACATGTCGATTTTGATGAGGAGGGGCAGTACGGAGCCATCTTGCCCCAGGTCATCACTGCAGGAACAGTCACACGCAGAGCTGTGGAGCCCACCTGGCTGACTGCGAGCAATGCCCGG AATGACCGTGTTGGCAGTGAGCTGAAGGCGATGGTGCAGGTGCCCCCAGGGTACCACCTCGTGGGGGCAGACGTAGACTCCCAAGAACTATGGATTGCAGCTCTCCTGGGAGAAGCACACTTCACCGGCCTGCACG GCTGCACGGCGTTCGGATGGATGACGCTGCAGGGGAAGAAAAGTCAAGGCACAGATCTGCACAGCCGCACTGCTCAGGCTGTTGGCATCAGCCGTGAACAGGCCAAAGTGTTCAACTACGGAAGAATCTACGGTGCCGGCCAGCCCTTTGCCGAGCGCTTGCTGATGCAGTTCAATCATCGGCTCAGCCAGCCCGACGCTGCGGCCAAAGCTCGCCATATGTACGCCGTCACCAAGGGGCTACGCAG GTACCACCTGTCGGAGGAGGGGGAGTGGCTGGTGAGAGAACTGGGGTTGGAGGCGGACTGTGATCAGGATGGCAGTGTGTCCCTGCAGGAGGTCCGCAGGATCCAGCGGCTGGTTTCTCAGAG CTCCAGGCGGCGCCAGTGGGAGATAGTGGGGCGGCGGGTTTGGGCAGGGGGCACAGAGTCGGAAATGTTCAACAAACTGGAGAGCATTGCCCATTCGGAAGAGCCCCGCACCCCAGTCCTGGGATGCCGCATCAGCCGTGCCCTGGAGCCGCAGGCAGTGAAGGATGAG TTCATCACCAGCCGGGTAAACTGGGTGGTTCAGAGCTCGGCGGTAGACTACCTGCACCTGATGTTAGTGTCCATGAGGTGGCTGCTTGAGGAACATGACATCGATGGGCGGTTCTGCATCAGCATACACGATGAGGTGCGCTATCTGGTCAGGAGCGATGACCGCCATCGAGCCGCACTGGCACTGCAGATCACCAACCTGCTCACACG CTGCATGTTTGCATATAAGCTGGGAATGCAAGACCTTCCTCAGTCAGTGGCATTCTTTAGCGCTGTGGACATCGATCTGTGTTTGCGCAAGGAGGTCACCATGGACTGCTGCACCCCCTCCAACCGCACTGGGCTGCAGCGTAGATATGGCCTGCCCCAGG GTGAGGCCTTGGACATTTATCAGATCATCGAGATCACCCGTGGTTCTCTGGAGAAGAGCAGATGA